In a single window of the Rhinolophus ferrumequinum isolate MPI-CBG mRhiFer1 chromosome 21, mRhiFer1_v1.p, whole genome shotgun sequence genome:
- the LOC117012728 gene encoding heterogeneous nuclear ribonucleoprotein A1-like: MSKSESPKEPEQLRKLFIGGLSFETTNESLRSHFEQWGMLTDCVVMRDPNTKRSRGFGFVTYATVEEVDAAMNARPHKVDGRVVEPKRAVSREDSQRPGAHLTVKKIFVGGIKEDTEEHHLRDYFEQYGKIEVIEIMTDRGSGKKRGFAFVTFDDRDSVDKIVIQKYHTVNGHNCEVRKALSKQEMASASSSQRGQSGSGNFGGGRGGGFGGNDNFGRGGNFSGRGGFGGSRGGGGYGGSGDGYNGFGNDGSNFGGGGSYNDFGNYNNQSSNFGPMKGGNFGGRSSGPYGGGGQYFAKPQNQGGYGGSSSSSSYGSVRRF; this comes from the coding sequence ATGTCTAAGTCAGAGTCTCCCAAAGAGCCTGAACAGCTGCGGAAGCTCTTCATCGGAGGTTTGAGCTTTGAAACAACCAATGAGAGTCTGAGGAGCCATTTTGAGCAATGGGGAATGCTCACAGACTGTGTGGTGATGAGAGACCCAAACACCAAGCGCTCCAGAGGCTTTGGGTTTGTCACCTATGCCACTGTGGAGGAGGTGGACGCAGCCATGAATGCAAGGCCACACAAGGTGGATGGAAGAGTTGTGGAACCAAAGAGGGCTGTCTCAAGAGAAGATTCTCAAAGACCTGGTGCCCACTTAACTGTGAAAAAGATTTTTGTCGGTGGTAttaaagaagacactgaagagCATCACCTAAGAGATTATTTTGAACAGTATGGGAAAATTGAAGTGATTGAAATCATGACTGACCGAGGCAGTGGCAAGAAGAGAGGCTTTGCTTTTGTAACCTTTGATGACCGTGACTCTGTAGACAAGATTGTCATTCAGAAATACCATACTGTGAATGGCCACAACTGTGAAGTAAGGAAAGCCCTATCTAAACAAGAGATGGCTAGTGCTTCATCCAGTCAAAGAGGTCAAAGTGGTTCTGGAAACTTCGGTGGTGGTCGAGGAGGTGGCTTTGGTGGGAATGACAACTTTGGTCGTGGAGGAAACTTCAGTGGTAGAGGTGGCTTTGGAGGCAGTCGTGGAGGAGGAGGatatggtggcagtggggatggctATAATGGATTTGGTAATGATGGAAGCAATTTTGGAGGTGGTGGAAGCTACAACGATTTTGGCAATTACAACAAtcaatcttcaaattttggacccatgaaaggagggaactttggaggcagaagctctggcccCTATGGTGGTGGAGGTCAATACTTTGCCAAACCACAAAACCAAGGTGGCTATGGtggttccagcagcagcagtagctatggcagtgtcagaaggttttaa